A window of Rhodanobacteraceae bacterium contains these coding sequences:
- a CDS encoding MBL fold metallo-hydrolase — MLHHGAVDGTTGSCHRLQVGDDAILIDCGLFQGAETSGGDESNRHQIEFNIDDVRALLVTHVHIDHVGRLPYLLAAGFRGPIICSTPSATLLPLVIEDALKVGFTRDERLIRGALALIRSLTVPLDYARWHSVIDHPTRPVRVRLQRAGHILGSAYAEFDIGNGRGSRRIVFSGDLGAPHAPLLPAPAPPQRADAVVLESTYGNRIHEDRRARRLRLKSAIEHAMKDGGTVLIPAFSIGRTQELLYELEGLIHEGKAPAWRELAVVVDSPLAARFTAAHNQLKPWWDAEAHKRLRAGRHPLSFENLITVDSHEDHLKLVDHLASTRRPAVVLAASGMAAGGRIVNYLKAMIEDPRHDILFVGFQAPGTPGHAIEKYGPRGGYVELDGKRYVIRAKVASITGYSAHAGQDDLLRFVSRIPKLPSEVRLVHGDNEAKRILRERLLAMAAARGSSIQVTIGTAAAVQP, encoded by the coding sequence ATCCTGCACCACGGTGCCGTCGACGGAACCACCGGAAGTTGCCACCGGCTGCAGGTCGGTGACGACGCAATCCTGATCGATTGCGGCTTGTTCCAGGGCGCAGAAACCAGCGGCGGCGATGAGTCGAACCGCCATCAGATCGAATTCAACATCGACGACGTGCGTGCGCTGCTCGTCACGCACGTCCACATCGACCACGTCGGGCGCCTGCCGTATCTGCTTGCCGCAGGCTTCCGCGGTCCGATCATCTGCAGCACGCCATCGGCAACCCTGTTGCCCTTGGTCATCGAGGATGCGCTGAAGGTCGGATTCACGCGTGACGAGCGCCTGATCCGGGGCGCGCTGGCGCTGATCAGGTCGCTCACGGTGCCCCTGGATTATGCCCGGTGGCACAGCGTGATCGACCACCCGACACGTCCGGTCAGGGTGCGCTTGCAGCGCGCCGGGCACATCCTCGGCTCCGCCTACGCCGAGTTCGATATCGGCAACGGGCGCGGCAGTCGTCGCATCGTGTTTTCCGGGGACCTGGGCGCACCGCACGCCCCGCTGCTGCCAGCCCCCGCGCCACCGCAGCGCGCCGATGCCGTGGTTCTCGAAAGTACCTACGGCAACCGGATCCATGAGGACCGGCGTGCCCGACGCCTGCGCCTGAAGTCGGCCATCGAACACGCCATGAAGGACGGCGGCACGGTCCTGATACCCGCGTTCAGCATCGGGCGCACCCAGGAACTGCTGTACGAGCTGGAAGGACTGATCCACGAAGGGAAAGCCCCTGCCTGGCGCGAGTTGGCCGTCGTGGTCGATTCACCGCTCGCTGCGCGATTCACCGCCGCCCACAACCAGCTCAAGCCCTGGTGGGATGCCGAAGCGCACAAGCGGCTGCGCGCCGGCCGCCATCCGCTGTCCTTCGAGAACCTGATCACGGTGGACAGCCACGAAGACCATCTGAAGCTGGTCGACCACCTGGCCAGCACGCGCCGCCCGGCTGTGGTCCTCGCAGCCAGTGGCATGGCTGCCGGTGGGCGCATCGTCAATTATCTGAAGGCGATGATCGAGGATCCGCGGCACGACATCCTGTTCGTCGGATTCCAGGCGCCCGGAACGCCAGGTCACGCGATCGAAAAATACGGCCCCAGGGGCGGCTATGTCGAACTGGATGGAAAACGCTATGTCATCCGCGCAAAGGTCGCCAGCATAACGGGTTACTCCGCGCATGCCGGGCAGGACGATCTGCTCAGGTTCGTCAGCCGGATACCCAAGCTGCCATCGGAAGTGCGCCTCGTCCATGGAGACAACGAAGCCAAGCGCATCCTGCGCGAACGCCTGCTCGCCATGGCCGCCGCAAGGGGCTCGTCGATCCAGGTCACCATCGGGACGGCCGCAGCGGTCCAGCCTTGA
- a CDS encoding ABC transporter ATP-binding protein: MQSQKNSLSLNPFEGATKYLRIFSAHLGSRIYLIFVLALLVALTEGFGITLLLPLLGAMDAGAGFSDSTPAAITRVLQYLGVEKSSTGLLILIGSVFVVKALITFAHGAYGGFLQAKLMHELKMKIFSGCAGMTLGYYTTRSTGHFVNIINTQVGAFYQSFTALISFYAGGIKAMAYLSMAFLLSWRFAALVVIFGAVVLFSFRHLNAHVRTLSRAASKEMSTLNNFLVQALQSFKYLVSTNKMQHMRSTTEESILRVTGLRVRQHIWQAATNSLNEPVSILTMIAIIMLQTIVFKEPLGPVLVVLLLFHRGLGAMVALQAQWQAAMNSIGAVEMVESELQSLAKNAEKTDGQLAPILTDGIRLENVSFSYSTDLGNAIENVTLAIPARSTVALVGESGAGKSTLVDILSLMLRPQSGCLTIDGVPAHSLDPRSWRDQIGYVSQETVIFNGSIAANIAMGESAPSTPEGVQQRIRKAAADAQLATFIESLPQQYDTQVGDRGICLSGGQRQRLFIARELYGNPRLLILDEATSALDSESERGVQASIDALHGQVTVIIIAHRLSTIRNVDRVFVLHAGRVVEEGDYSELRSKSDSRFHTMVEMQAL, from the coding sequence ATGCAGAGCCAGAAAAACTCCCTGAGCCTCAATCCGTTCGAAGGCGCAACAAAGTACCTTCGCATATTTTCGGCGCACCTCGGTTCGCGGATCTACCTGATCTTCGTGCTTGCGCTCCTGGTGGCGCTGACCGAGGGATTCGGAATCACCCTCCTGCTTCCACTGCTTGGCGCAATGGATGCGGGGGCAGGATTTTCCGACAGTACTCCCGCCGCGATCACAAGAGTGTTGCAGTACCTCGGAGTAGAGAAATCCTCCACGGGGCTTTTGATCCTGATTGGAAGTGTGTTTGTGGTCAAGGCGCTGATTACCTTCGCACACGGCGCATATGGCGGCTTCTTGCAGGCAAAGTTGATGCATGAGCTGAAAATGAAGATATTTTCAGGTTGTGCAGGGATGACCCTCGGGTACTACACCACGCGCAGCACCGGACACTTCGTCAATATAATAAATACCCAGGTCGGCGCATTTTACCAGAGCTTTACGGCCTTGATCAGTTTCTACGCAGGAGGAATCAAGGCCATGGCATATTTGTCAATGGCATTCCTACTGTCGTGGCGCTTTGCTGCGCTGGTCGTGATATTCGGAGCGGTAGTGCTATTTTCCTTCCGTCATCTGAATGCACACGTACGGACGCTGTCCCGCGCGGCGTCCAAGGAAATGAGTACACTCAATAACTTTCTCGTCCAGGCGCTGCAGTCTTTCAAGTACCTGGTCTCCACAAATAAAATGCAGCATATGCGCTCAACCACCGAAGAGAGCATTCTTCGGGTGACGGGGTTGAGAGTGCGTCAGCACATCTGGCAGGCAGCCACCAATTCCCTGAATGAACCCGTCTCGATCCTGACAATGATCGCGATCATCATGCTGCAGACGATTGTCTTCAAGGAGCCGCTGGGACCAGTTCTGGTCGTCCTCCTGCTGTTCCACCGGGGGCTCGGGGCCATGGTCGCCCTGCAAGCCCAATGGCAGGCAGCTATGAACAGCATCGGCGCCGTCGAGATGGTCGAGAGCGAATTGCAGTCGCTCGCCAAAAACGCAGAAAAGACCGATGGTCAATTGGCGCCGATACTTACTGATGGGATCCGGTTGGAGAACGTGAGCTTCAGCTACAGCACCGACCTCGGTAACGCAATCGAAAACGTAACACTCGCCATTCCGGCACGCTCGACGGTTGCCTTGGTAGGAGAATCGGGCGCAGGCAAGTCGACGCTCGTGGACATTCTAAGCCTGATGTTGCGCCCGCAATCCGGTTGTTTGACGATCGATGGTGTGCCCGCGCACTCGTTGGACCCGAGATCCTGGCGTGACCAGATCGGATATGTTTCGCAAGAAACCGTGATCTTCAACGGCTCAATTGCCGCAAACATCGCCATGGGAGAGAGCGCGCCCTCGACTCCAGAAGGCGTCCAGCAGCGAATCCGAAAAGCCGCAGCGGACGCCCAACTCGCCACCTTCATCGAATCGCTGCCACAACAGTACGATACTCAGGTCGGTGATCGCGGCATCTGTCTCTCCGGTGGTCAACGGCAACGTCTTTTTATCGCAAGAGAGCTCTATGGAAATCCTCGACTTCTGATTTTAGACGAGGCAACAAGTGCTCTCGACAGTGAATCTGAGCGCGGCGTGCAAGCGAGCATCGATGCGCTGCATGGGCAAGTAACCGTCATTATTATCGCGCATCGTCTCAGTACTATTAGGAACGTCGATCGCGTCTTTGTCCTGCATGCGGGGAGAGTTGTCGAAGAGGGTGACTACTCGGAACTCAGGTCAAAGTCCGATTCGCGTTTTCACACGATGGTTGAAATGCAGGCTTTGTGA
- the wecB gene encoding UDP-N-acetylglucosamine 2-epimerase (non-hydrolyzing), which yields MVAAPLKVLCVVSARPNFMKIAPIMRAFQKHPDRFCPLLVHTGQHYDVAMNERFFQQLRIPNPDISLEVGSGTHAAQTADVMKRFEPVLDQHQPDVVLVVGDVNSTIACALVAAKKGIKVVHVEAGLRSRDRTMPEEINRLLTDQLSDRLYVTEAEAIDNLLAEGIARDKIAFVGNVMIDTLLASLPEAVPAAHSLAGAFDGPLGPARRAAFAAAGRHGVLTLHRPSNVDDRDTLERLLQTVAHISDQLPIAFPVHPRTRAKITQFGLDAMIELPGLAVLPPLGYLEMLGLMREATLVFTDSGGVQEETTALGVPCLTLRENTERPITVTEGTNRVVGTAASEILSATHAILDGASPAGRRPSLWDGNAAARIAQDLSDWNAQTADRISL from the coding sequence ATGGTGGCGGCGCCGTTGAAAGTGCTCTGCGTCGTCAGCGCGCGCCCGAACTTCATGAAGATTGCGCCGATCATGCGCGCCTTCCAGAAGCATCCGGACCGGTTCTGCCCGTTGCTGGTACACACCGGTCAGCACTACGACGTTGCGATGAACGAACGCTTCTTCCAGCAACTTCGAATCCCCAACCCCGACATTTCTCTGGAGGTGGGATCGGGCACTCACGCCGCGCAAACCGCCGACGTGATGAAGCGATTCGAACCCGTGCTCGACCAGCACCAGCCAGACGTGGTCTTGGTCGTCGGCGACGTGAACTCCACGATCGCCTGTGCCCTGGTCGCCGCCAAGAAAGGGATCAAGGTGGTCCATGTCGAAGCCGGGCTTCGCTCGCGCGACCGTACCATGCCCGAGGAGATCAACCGACTGCTCACGGACCAACTGTCCGACCGGCTCTACGTGACTGAAGCAGAGGCGATCGACAACCTTCTCGCAGAAGGCATCGCGCGCGACAAGATCGCCTTCGTCGGAAATGTGATGATCGATACTCTGTTGGCCAGCCTGCCAGAGGCCGTGCCCGCAGCGCACTCGTTGGCTGGCGCGTTCGATGGACCCCTGGGACCAGCTCGCCGGGCAGCATTCGCCGCGGCAGGCAGACACGGAGTGCTGACCCTCCACCGACCCTCGAATGTCGACGACCGGGATACCCTCGAACGCCTGCTGCAGACAGTTGCCCACATCTCGGATCAACTTCCGATCGCATTCCCGGTGCACCCGCGCACCCGCGCCAAGATCACGCAATTCGGACTGGATGCAATGATTGAACTTCCCGGTCTTGCGGTGCTGCCACCGCTTGGATACCTGGAAATGCTCGGTCTGATGCGCGAAGCGACACTTGTATTCACCGACTCGGGTGGCGTGCAGGAAGAGACCACCGCACTTGGCGTTCCATGCCTGACCTTGCGCGAAAACACCGAGCGCCCGATCACGGTGACCGAAGGCACCAATCGGGTCGTAGGGACAGCCGCAAGCGAAATTCTCAGCGCGACGCATGCGATTCTTGATGGTGCAAGTCCTGCCGGACGCCGTCCCAGCCTATGGGATGGGAATGCTGCCGCCCGGATTGCGCAGGATCTCAGCGACTGGAATGCGCAGACGGCAGACAGGATCTCTCTGTGA
- a CDS encoding NAD-dependent epimerase/dehydratase family protein, whose translation MAKLYRELFDSQRKTSRLREESWLVSGAAGFIGSHLCEALLAIGCKVTGLYNFSTGKPQNLTKIRASVGEELFQNFSFIEGDVRNIETCRQACRKCTVVLHQAALGSVPRSLEHPEWSTETNIGGFVNILTAAKDATVRRFVYASSSSVYGDEATLPKVEERVGRVLSPYALTKRVNEQFATLFTSCFGFESVGLRYFNVFGPRQDPLGAYAAVVPRWITSVLNGSPIIVNGDGETSRDFCFVSNVVLANVLAAISPSGTATDRVYNVACEEATTLNQLLKKIIIAINDVSPKPERRVLTKHVAFREGDIRHSLADISRARELLNYHPVSTIDEGLALTVPYYVEELEAVAA comes from the coding sequence ATGGCAAAGCTCTACCGGGAATTGTTCGATTCGCAGAGGAAGACTAGCCGACTGCGCGAGGAATCCTGGCTCGTTTCTGGAGCGGCGGGGTTCATCGGTTCGCACCTGTGTGAGGCGTTGCTTGCAATCGGTTGCAAGGTGACCGGATTGTACAACTTTTCCACAGGTAAACCACAGAATCTAACAAAGATTCGAGCAAGCGTAGGTGAGGAACTCTTCCAGAATTTCAGCTTTATTGAGGGTGACGTCCGAAACATTGAAACGTGCAGACAAGCGTGCCGTAAGTGCACCGTGGTCCTGCATCAAGCCGCGCTGGGTTCAGTTCCCCGGTCCCTGGAACACCCGGAGTGGTCGACCGAGACGAATATTGGTGGGTTTGTGAACATTCTGACGGCAGCCAAGGATGCGACCGTCCGAAGGTTTGTCTATGCATCGTCAAGTTCCGTATACGGCGACGAAGCGACACTCCCGAAAGTTGAAGAACGGGTGGGCAGGGTGCTCTCTCCGTATGCACTTACAAAACGTGTAAATGAACAGTTTGCCACGTTGTTCACTTCGTGTTTTGGGTTTGAGAGCGTAGGCCTAAGATATTTCAACGTATTTGGACCAAGGCAGGATCCGCTAGGGGCCTATGCTGCCGTTGTTCCGCGCTGGATCACCTCCGTGCTGAATGGAAGTCCGATAATAGTAAACGGAGACGGCGAGACGTCCAGAGACTTCTGTTTCGTGTCAAATGTCGTGCTCGCAAACGTACTCGCAGCAATTTCACCATCCGGTACTGCCACCGATCGAGTATACAACGTCGCCTGCGAGGAAGCGACCACTCTTAATCAGCTCCTAAAGAAAATCATCATCGCAATCAATGACGTGTCGCCGAAGCCGGAAAGGCGGGTATTGACCAAGCACGTCGCATTTAGAGAGGGTGATATCAGGCATTCATTGGCGGATATCAGTCGGGCAAGGGAACTGCTGAACTACCATCCGGTATCTACGATCGACGAGGGGCTCGCACTCACGGTTCCCTACTATGTCGAGGAATTAGAGGCGGTAGCAGCATGA
- a CDS encoding nucleotide sugar dehydrogenase: MPPIPTLLQARPSVIGLGYVGLPLAVALGRIRPTVGFDIDTQRVRALAGGLDATGECSSEELASASHLRFSCDANDLKDANVHIIAVPTPVNRHKWPDLSPLEGASTTVGRILKRGDVVVYESTVYPGATEEVCVPVLERESGLRFNVDFSVGYSPERINPGDKHRRLPDIVKITSGSTPEAAEFIDALYREIVPAGTHLAPSIRVAEAAKAIENTQRDVNIALINQLAQLFSRLDLDTEAVLNAAGTKWNFLPFRPGLVGGHCIGVDPYYLVHKAQEVGYHPELILAARRVNESMSAHVTTELMKLMAARRISIVGARILVLGVTFKENCPDLRNTRVVEIVDALRGYHAEVDVYDPWADAAECKHEYGLDLVSAPATGTYDAVVIAVAHQQFADRGASGVREWCRAEGVVYDVKYLFQRGDVDGRL; the protein is encoded by the coding sequence ATGCCTCCAATTCCCACCTTGTTGCAGGCCCGCCCTTCCGTCATCGGCTTGGGATACGTCGGCCTACCTTTGGCAGTGGCTCTGGGCCGCATTCGCCCGACCGTCGGTTTCGACATCGACACCCAGCGTGTCCGGGCGCTTGCAGGGGGGCTGGATGCCACGGGCGAGTGCAGTTCCGAAGAACTGGCTTCTGCAAGTCACCTACGCTTCTCCTGCGACGCCAACGATCTGAAAGACGCCAACGTCCACATCATCGCGGTGCCCACCCCGGTCAACCGCCACAAATGGCCGGACCTTTCGCCCCTGGAAGGCGCTTCCACCACCGTCGGACGCATCCTGAAACGCGGCGACGTCGTGGTGTACGAATCCACCGTCTACCCTGGCGCGACGGAGGAGGTCTGCGTGCCAGTGCTGGAGCGCGAGTCCGGGCTGCGCTTCAATGTGGACTTCAGCGTTGGCTACAGTCCCGAGCGCATCAATCCGGGCGACAAGCACAGGCGTCTGCCAGACATCGTCAAGATCACCTCCGGATCGACTCCGGAGGCGGCCGAGTTCATCGATGCCCTGTACCGCGAAATCGTGCCCGCTGGCACCCATCTCGCGCCGAGCATCCGTGTCGCCGAAGCCGCGAAAGCGATCGAAAACACCCAGCGTGACGTCAACATCGCGCTCATCAACCAGTTGGCGCAATTGTTCTCCCGCCTGGATCTCGACACCGAGGCGGTCCTCAATGCAGCTGGCACCAAGTGGAACTTCCTCCCCTTCCGCCCGGGGCTCGTCGGCGGCCATTGCATCGGCGTCGACCCCTACTACCTGGTCCACAAGGCGCAGGAGGTGGGCTACCACCCGGAACTGATCCTGGCCGCCCGCCGCGTAAACGAGAGCATGAGCGCGCACGTCACAACCGAGCTCATGAAACTGATGGCTGCGCGCCGGATCAGCATCGTTGGCGCCCGCATCCTGGTGCTCGGCGTGACCTTCAAGGAAAACTGCCCGGACCTGCGCAACACCCGCGTGGTCGAGATCGTCGATGCGCTCCGCGGCTATCACGCCGAGGTTGATGTCTACGATCCATGGGCCGATGCTGCGGAGTGCAAGCACGAGTACGGACTGGACCTTGTCAGCGCACCCGCCACCGGAACCTATGACGCCGTCGTAATCGCCGTCGCACACCAGCAGTTTGCCGACCGTGGCGCCAGCGGCGTACGTGAATGGTGCAGGGCCGAAGGCGTGGTCTATGACGTCAAATACCTCTTTCAGCGCGGGGATGTCGATGGCCGGCTCTGA
- a CDS encoding acyltransferase codes for MAKTSVHQNSAVRKHLDRGVLQRLYQWRVSRKLGFCGTNIYIDRNAQFLRHPGNVKLGADTVIKEGVRICPAQPDATITIGEWTSVGYHTFIFATSQIDIGANCLIAPFCYLVDANHGIRRDTLIRNQPMSAAPIRIGDDVWLGTGVAVLKGVQIGRGAVVAAGSVVSSDIPEYAISAGNPAVVIGERK; via the coding sequence GTGGCCAAGACTAGCGTCCATCAAAACTCCGCCGTCCGCAAGCATTTGGATCGAGGCGTCCTGCAGCGACTGTACCAGTGGCGGGTCTCCCGTAAGCTCGGTTTCTGCGGCACTAATATTTACATTGACCGCAACGCGCAGTTTCTGCGCCATCCTGGGAACGTGAAGCTAGGTGCAGATACCGTAATCAAGGAGGGTGTGAGAATTTGCCCCGCCCAACCTGATGCAACAATCACTATTGGCGAGTGGACCTCAGTCGGCTACCACACGTTCATTTTTGCGACCTCCCAAATTGACATAGGCGCGAACTGTCTGATTGCTCCATTCTGTTATTTGGTGGACGCGAATCACGGAATCCGCAGAGATACGCTGATAAGAAACCAGCCAATGTCAGCCGCGCCTATACGAATCGGAGATGACGTGTGGCTCGGAACCGGGGTTGCCGTGCTGAAAGGTGTTCAGATTGGACGTGGAGCAGTCGTCGCGGCCGGAAGCGTGGTCTCCAGTGACATACCCGAATATGCGATATCAGCCGGTAATCCAGCGGTTGTCATCGGCGAGCGCAAGTAG
- a CDS encoding NTP transferase domain-containing protein — MSDSPAALHSHIELTVGIRPDAILVARCSSTRLPGKVLRMVQGRPMIEYVIEKLRRCSSVGRICIATSMDRSDDPLEKWCNKNNVLCFRGSLTNVAERVLGAAEMSGCSAFFRVNGDSPLLATSLLDRALDAYLGSNLDVVTNVHPRSYPPGMSVELIKTDSMRTAVGQMTESRDQEHVTAYFYANEHRFAIKNICSQTNYSSVHLAVDTELDLILIDSILGKMKRPHWMYDVDDVLALYHEVQNCGQD; from the coding sequence ATGAGCGATAGCCCCGCCGCTCTGCACAGTCACATCGAGCTGACTGTTGGCATCCGCCCGGACGCCATACTCGTTGCGCGCTGCTCCTCGACTCGCCTGCCCGGGAAAGTGCTCCGCATGGTTCAAGGCAGGCCAATGATCGAGTACGTCATCGAAAAACTGCGACGCTGCTCATCGGTCGGACGAATCTGCATAGCAACGTCAATGGATCGCAGCGATGATCCCCTCGAGAAGTGGTGTAACAAAAACAACGTACTCTGTTTCCGAGGATCGCTCACCAATGTCGCCGAGAGAGTGCTAGGTGCGGCAGAAATGAGCGGTTGCTCGGCCTTCTTTCGCGTAAATGGCGACAGTCCCCTATTAGCGACGAGCTTATTGGATAGGGCCTTGGATGCATATTTAGGCTCCAATCTGGACGTTGTGACCAACGTACATCCGCGAAGTTATCCACCGGGAATGTCGGTGGAACTGATCAAGACCGATTCGATGCGGACCGCAGTGGGCCAGATGACGGAATCGAGAGATCAGGAACATGTTACAGCATACTTCTACGCAAACGAACACCGATTTGCAATCAAGAACATTTGCTCCCAGACAAACTATTCCTCGGTACATCTCGCAGTAGATACCGAACTTGATCTCATACTCATTGACTCCATTCTGGGCAAAATGAAAAGGCCTCACTGGATGTATGACGTAGATGACGTTTTGGCGCTATATCATGAGGTACAGAATTGTGGCCAAGACTAG